In one window of Desulforhabdus amnigena DNA:
- a CDS encoding branched-chain amino acid ABC transporter permease translates to MIIHQKKVLIVLGIGAAAILPLFLNAYWVDVLNSIGIYAILGLSLNLIVGHAGLFNLGHAAFYAVGAYTAAILNTHFHIPVLWLIPLSAFTAGVFALIIARPIIHLRGDYLCIVTIGVGEIVRIALINNVFGITGGANGIFGISRPSIFGFVLRTPYHFFYLILAFTIITIFLFLFLENSRFGRALNYLKEDEVAAEGSGINTAHYKLASFVLGASWAGMMGNIYAAKMTIISPESFTFWESVLMFAIVILGGSGSIPGVLLGALLIVGLPEVFREFATARMLIFGAAMVAMMIFRTQGLLPSRPRSYSLSDVSGGEGKL, encoded by the coding sequence ATGATCATTCATCAAAAGAAGGTGCTCATTGTGTTGGGAATAGGTGCGGCGGCTATTTTACCGCTCTTTCTCAATGCGTACTGGGTGGACGTTCTCAACAGCATTGGCATTTATGCCATTCTCGGACTGAGTTTGAACCTCATTGTGGGGCATGCCGGCCTTTTCAATCTGGGCCATGCTGCGTTCTACGCCGTAGGTGCCTACACTGCAGCCATCCTCAATACTCATTTTCATATCCCCGTGCTCTGGCTTATTCCTTTGAGTGCGTTCACTGCAGGTGTTTTTGCTCTCATCATCGCCCGTCCCATCATCCACCTTCGAGGAGACTATTTGTGTATCGTTACCATCGGGGTAGGGGAGATCGTACGCATTGCCCTCATCAATAACGTATTCGGTATTACAGGTGGAGCGAACGGCATCTTCGGGATTTCACGGCCTTCGATTTTTGGATTCGTTCTTCGCACTCCATATCATTTCTTTTATCTCATTTTAGCGTTCACCATCATTACTATTTTTCTTTTCCTTTTTCTGGAAAACTCCCGTTTCGGGCGGGCTCTCAACTATCTCAAGGAAGATGAGGTGGCTGCTGAGGGGAGTGGCATCAATACAGCACATTATAAATTGGCATCCTTTGTTCTGGGGGCCAGCTGGGCAGGAATGATGGGTAACATTTATGCCGCAAAAATGACCATCATCTCTCCTGAGTCGTTCACCTTCTGGGAATCCGTCCTCATGTTCGCCATCGTCATCCTGGGCGGTTCAGGAAGTATTCCAGGCGTGCTGCTGGGTGCATTGCTCATCGTGGGTCTGCCCGAGGTCTTCCGTGAATTTGCCACCGCGCGCATGCTGATTTTTGGAGCCGCCATGGTGGCCATGATGATCTTCCGAACGCAGGGCCTTTTACCCTCACGGCCAAGGAGCTATTCTCTTTCAGATGTTTCAGGAGGGGAGGGTAAGTTATGA
- a CDS encoding branched-chain amino acid ABC transporter substrate-binding protein, with product MKKLLYFALALSLMLGTAHTAQSAKIGLMGPMTGSWASEGAEMKQVVDLLAEELNAKGGVLGAKIEVVSEDDGGDPRTAALAAQRLATQGITAVIGTYGSAVTEATQNIYNEAKIIQIANGSTAIRLSEKGLKYFFRTCPRDDEQAKVAAKTIEKLGVKKLAILHDNSTYAKGLADETKTLLEGNKDLQIVFFDALTPKEQDYTAILTKLKETKPDLVFFTGYYGEAGLLLKQKKEMNWAVPFMGGDATNNPDLVKIAGSDAAAGFYFVSAPLPKDLPTEEAKAFLAAFNKKYGHPPNSIYPVLAGDGFRVVTYAMEQTKSTDPDKIAAYLHNELKDFPGLTGKISFNDKGDRVGEVYRVYKVNTEGQFILEP from the coding sequence ATGAAAAAGTTGCTCTATTTTGCCCTGGCGTTATCCCTCATGTTGGGAACAGCACACACGGCACAGTCCGCCAAGATTGGACTGATGGGTCCCATGACGGGCTCCTGGGCCAGTGAAGGCGCTGAAATGAAGCAGGTGGTGGACCTCTTGGCTGAAGAACTCAACGCCAAGGGCGGAGTTTTGGGCGCGAAGATCGAAGTCGTAAGTGAAGACGATGGCGGAGATCCCCGCACAGCGGCTCTTGCAGCCCAGCGACTGGCCACTCAAGGCATCACGGCTGTGATTGGCACCTATGGCTCTGCAGTGACCGAAGCGACACAAAACATATACAATGAGGCGAAAATCATTCAAATCGCCAATGGTTCCACAGCTATCCGCTTATCGGAAAAGGGCTTGAAGTATTTTTTCAGGACCTGTCCGCGTGATGACGAACAGGCAAAAGTGGCTGCTAAAACGATTGAAAAGCTTGGGGTGAAAAAGCTTGCCATTTTGCACGACAACAGCACGTATGCCAAGGGCCTTGCCGATGAAACCAAGACTCTTCTGGAGGGAAATAAGGATCTGCAGATCGTTTTCTTTGACGCTCTGACCCCGAAGGAACAGGATTATACCGCTATCCTTACGAAGCTCAAGGAAACAAAACCCGATCTGGTCTTCTTTACGGGCTATTACGGTGAAGCGGGACTTCTGCTCAAGCAAAAGAAAGAAATGAACTGGGCGGTACCTTTTATGGGTGGCGATGCGACGAACAATCCCGACCTGGTTAAAATTGCAGGAAGCGATGCTGCCGCCGGGTTTTATTTCGTGAGTGCTCCCCTGCCCAAAGATCTCCCAACGGAAGAGGCCAAAGCCTTTCTTGCCGCCTTCAATAAGAAATACGGTCATCCCCCCAATTCCATCTATCCCGTTTTGGCCGGTGATGGATTCCGGGTAGTCACTTATGCGATGGAACAGACCAAATCCACGGACCCAGACAAGATCGCTGCATACCTTCATAACGAACTCAAGGATTTCCCAGGACTGACTGGAAAAATCTCCTTCAATGACAAGGGCGACCGCGTTGGTGAAGTATACAGAGTATATAAGGTGAACACCGAAGGTCAGTTCATCCTCGAACCGTAA
- a CDS encoding branched-chain amino acid ABC transporter permease, producing MEQFFQQLTNGLAVGSIYALIALGYTMVYGVLKLINFAHSDLFTIGAYLGLTLLTSLSLTDRLGPLWGVILLAAMVMGFVALAGALLDRVAYRPLRESPRLSAVVSALGASIFLQNTVMLIYGARFQVYPTDILPKTVLHLFGLDVPLVRILVLFVSLVMMFGLYFFIQKTRIGTAIRAAAIDQGAARLMGIDVNRVILLVFMLGPALGGAAGLMVGLYYGQINFTMGWGYGLKAFTAAILGGIGNIPGAMLGGVLLGVIEAMGAAYLSFAWKDAIAFLVLILILIVRPTGLLGERVAEKV from the coding sequence ATGGAACAATTTTTCCAACAATTGACAAATGGGCTTGCGGTGGGAAGCATCTATGCCCTCATCGCCCTGGGTTACACCATGGTCTATGGCGTGCTCAAGCTGATCAATTTTGCTCACAGTGATCTTTTCACTATTGGCGCTTACCTGGGCTTGACTCTTTTGACCTCTCTGAGCCTTACGGACCGATTGGGCCCGCTCTGGGGGGTTATTCTTCTGGCGGCCATGGTCATGGGCTTTGTGGCACTGGCGGGAGCACTCCTGGATCGAGTCGCCTACAGGCCTCTCAGGGAATCCCCCCGCCTTTCTGCGGTTGTCTCCGCCCTGGGAGCATCCATTTTTCTCCAAAATACCGTCATGCTGATCTATGGGGCACGTTTTCAAGTCTATCCCACCGACATACTGCCGAAAACGGTGCTTCATCTGTTCGGGCTCGATGTTCCACTGGTGCGCATCCTCGTTCTTTTTGTTTCGCTGGTGATGATGTTCGGCCTTTATTTTTTCATTCAAAAAACCAGGATCGGCACAGCCATTCGCGCAGCGGCCATCGATCAGGGGGCCGCGCGTCTCATGGGGATTGATGTCAACCGTGTGATCTTGCTGGTCTTTATGCTCGGACCTGCCCTGGGGGGGGCTGCAGGCTTGATGGTGGGGCTCTACTATGGGCAGATCAACTTCACCATGGGATGGGGGTACGGACTCAAAGCCTTTACGGCTGCCATCCTTGGAGGGATCGGAAATATTCCCGGCGCCATGCTGGGAGGAGTCCTTCTGGGAGTGATTGAGGCCATGGGGGCTGCATATCTTTCCTTTGCATGGAAAGACGCAATAGCGTTTCTTGTATTGATTTTGATTCTTATTGTTCGGCCCACCGGTCTTCTGGGCGAACGGGTTGCTGAAAAAGTATGA
- a CDS encoding ABC transporter ATP-binding protein, whose product MLLEIVDLYVKYGNIEVLHGINLKVREGEIVTILGANGAGKSTTLLSISGLVKPSSGAIYFNKNSVHKMAAHAIVKQGIAQVPEGRRVFGTLTVQENMNLGAFVCADPARAKKTQEWIYELFPVLAERRQQLSGTLSGGEQQMLAIGRALMSQPKILLLDEPSLGLAPLLVKTIFQTLREINASGVTIVLVEQNARAALKLAHRGYVLELGNIVLEDSSEALMANPRVQAAYLGGEATRS is encoded by the coding sequence ATGCTCCTTGAAATCGTCGATCTTTATGTAAAATATGGAAACATCGAGGTCCTCCATGGAATCAATCTGAAGGTAAGGGAAGGGGAGATTGTCACGATTCTCGGGGCCAATGGTGCAGGAAAATCGACCACTCTTCTGAGTATCAGTGGTTTGGTAAAGCCGTCTTCCGGGGCGATCTATTTCAACAAGAATTCTGTTCATAAGATGGCCGCACACGCCATCGTCAAGCAAGGAATCGCGCAGGTTCCCGAAGGGCGTCGCGTTTTTGGAACGCTTACGGTCCAGGAGAACATGAATCTCGGCGCATTCGTTTGTGCAGATCCAGCCAGGGCCAAAAAGACTCAAGAATGGATTTATGAATTGTTTCCAGTTCTTGCTGAGAGACGTCAGCAGCTTTCCGGCACCCTCAGCGGGGGGGAGCAGCAAATGCTGGCCATAGGGCGAGCGTTGATGAGCCAACCCAAAATTCTGCTCCTGGACGAACCGAGCCTGGGGCTTGCACCCCTTCTCGTCAAAACCATTTTTCAAACCCTGCGAGAAATCAACGCCTCGGGCGTCACCATCGTTTTGGTAGAACAGAATGCGAGGGCAGCTCTCAAGCTTGCTCACCGCGGTTACGTCCTTGAGTTGGGCAATATTGTCCTGGAGGACTCTTCAGAGGCATTGATGGCCAATCCCCGAGTGCAGGCCGCTTATCTGGGGGGGGAGGCTACCCGGTCTTAA